The stretch of DNA AAATGCTGTTCCCATTGTGGATTTTATCATCAAAAAAATGCTCGTCCAAATCCAAATATATCGCAATCGCTTGCAGCAAATATTTACCCGATTCCTCAAAACTTCGATAAGCTTTTTGGATTACCTCATTGAAGGCAGGCAAATCTTCCACCATCACATTGTCGGGGTAATGGTCTTTCGGCATATCTTCTCCTTGAACCGTTTGTCCCCATTGGTAAAACTCCTTCAAATCTGGTGCATCGCTCCCTTTGGCGTGTTCCTTTCCAAATGAAGTATAACCCCGCTGTCCCGCCAAACCTTCTACTTCACATTGTTTTTTCTTAACTTTAGGAAGGTCAAAAAAGGCCTTTACTTGATTGTACAATACTTCAATTGTTTCATCGCTGATACCATGATTGACCACCGATACAAAACCAACATCTTCATAAGCTTTGCCCAACTTTTCTACAAAAGCCTGCTTTTGTTCGTCATTGCCCTTAACAAACTCTGATAAATCAACTCTAGGAATTGTTCGCATAGGAAATTTTATTTTAAATTAGATATTTAGTAGTTAAAACAACAATAATAGAAAATTGGTTAAAATAACTTCACTTTTTACATTATTCTGAGCAGCAAATTTACTATTTAACAAGTCACTTATCATAAACTCGTTATTTACAAACCTAACTCTTCCGATGAAATTAAAATTTATTTACCTAACTTTTTTACTCCTTACTATTTTCGCTAACAATCTCACTGGCAATAATAACACTTCCTATGAGTTTACCATGGCAAACAGTGAACTCAACTCTTGCACAAATCAGGTCAATTTAGGTCTTGTCAGCTATCCTATTTGCAGTATTTCAGAAATTGCAGTAGATTTAGGCAACTGCAATGATGATGGAACGTACTCTTTGACGCTCAACTTCCAACACGAAAATACAACTAACAACTTCTTTGACCTCCATTTTGGAACAATCAATTTGGGCTTTTTTGCTTATGCCGATTTACCGATTACCATCGAATCTTTCCCAACGAATGGCGGCCCAAATGACAGTATCACGGTTTCGGACAATGACAACCCCGAATGTAGCGCAACGCTTGAATTTCCAGCCTTGGAATGTCCTGTGGTCGGTTGCGAAATTGGCGAATTGAATGTCGAAGTTTTGGACTGCAATGAGGATGGAAATTTTGCAGTCGTTATCAACTTTGAGTTTGCGAATGTGGGTGATGAGGGTTTCAGAGTGCGAGGAAATGGAATGAATTACGGCAATTTCAGTTATGCAAATCTGCCTATTACGATTGACGGTTTGGCGGGAAATGGTGAAACGAATTACGAGTTTATCGTGATTGACAATGCCATTGAAGGTTGTTCTTCGGCGGCTGGTATTGGTACAGTGGATTGCGGTATTGAAGGAGATTGCAGCATCACCAATGTTTTTGCAGAAGCAGGAGAATGTAATGGGGATGGGAATTTCTTTGTGGATATTGAGTTTGATGTGACGTTTGGCAGCGAACAGGGTTTTACGATTAGAGGAAATGGCACGAATTACGGTACGTTTCAATACGGTCAAAATTTCTATACCGTTGGGCCATTGGTCGGAGACGGCACTACGATTTACGAATTTGTGGTGCGAGATATTCAAATGGAAGGATGCTCAGGCGTGTTTGTTTTCGATGAACCTGTGGATTGTGGGGGTGGAGATTGCAGTATTTCGGAGATTGTGGTGAATGTGGGCGACTGCAATGAGGACGGCACCTACAGTTTGACGCTTGATTTTCAGCACGAAAATACCATCAACAATTTCTTCGATTTGCATTTTGGAGAAATCAACTTGGGCTTTTTTGCGTATGCAGATTTGCCGATTACCATCGAGTCTTTCCCTACGAATGGTGGTCCAAATGATAGCATCACCATTTCGGACAACGACAATCCTGAATGTACTGCAACGCTTGAGTTTGCAGTTCCAAACTGTGAGGTAGTGGAGTGTGCCATTGAAGGCTTGATCGTAGAAAATTTGGGCTGCAATGAAAACGGCAACTTTGCGGTAAGCATTGATTTTGACTTTGCAAATGTGGGTAATGAAGGATTCAAGCTGCGAGGAAATGGTGTGAATTACGGCAATTTCAGCTACGCAAATTTGCCGATTGTGATTGATGGCTTGGTGGGGAATGGCGAAACGAATTATGAGTTTGTGGTCATTGACAATGCCTTTGAAGGTTGTTCTACTGCCATTAATTTTGGTGTAGTGATTTGTGAAACAGCCGAATGTGTTATCTCCAATGTGATTGCTGAAGCGCATGAATGTGATGAGAATGGGATGTTTTTGGTGGACATTGCTTTTGATGTCGAAAATCCTGCTGCTCAGACTTTCAGAATTAGAGGAAATGGCACGAACTACGGTACGTTTGAATATGGACAGGATTTTTATACGATTGGGCCTTTGGTTGGAGATGGCACTACGATTTATGAGTTTATCGTGCGAGATACAGAAAACGAGGGCTGTTCGGCTTTCACTGGACTGGGACCGATTGACTGTACTGCGCCTGATTGCAGTCTTTTTGATGTGGAGTTGGTGGTTGGCGACTGTGCGGAAGATGGCACTTTTAATTTGATGGTAGATTTTGCGTTTGAAAATGTCAGTGAATTGGGTTTTGGAGTTTGGGTCAATGAGGAACTGTTTGGTGAATTTGCCTACAATGATTTGCCAATTACCCTTGCAGGTTTGGATGCAAATGCTGTGGCGATTTACAATATTGGCATCAGTGATTTGGGTTTTGAGTCTTGCGAAGTAGTCGAAATGATTCCTTCTCCCGATTGTCCTGTGCTGTTGTGTACGGCGGATGCGGGTACGATGCCTTCCGAAATGGTGTTGGTTTGTGACGAAGATGCGGCTTTGATTGCAGCCGAAGGAGTAGTTTTGGAGAATGACGATGTGTTGGTGTATGTGCTGCATACAAGTCCCGACGAAACGTTGGGCGATATTATCGAAATTTTCTTTTCGCCGCAAGTCGACAATGCAAACTTTTCAGCGAATACCAATACGGTTTATTATTTTTCTGCAATTGCTGGACCAGAAGGTGATACAGACGACAATTTTCCCGATTTGAATAGTGAATGTACGAAGATTGCAGCGGGTACGCCTGTGGTGTTTTTGCAGCCTATCGAGATAGTTGTTGCAGAAGATTGCAATATGGAAACAGGTAATGTTGAAGTGTCTTTTATTGTGATGGGAGGATTGCCTGCTTTTGATGAAAATGCACTGTACAATACGGATGGTAATGGTATTTTTCAAGGAGGCACTGGAGAAATATTTACATTTGGAGGAATTCCAAATGGAGATACTTATACCATTATTGCCACAGATGAAAGCGGGTGTTCTACTATATTTTTTAGTGAACCAGTAGTATGTTTTAATAATACTGCTATCCCTTTACAAACTCCAATCAGTTTTTCATTAGAAGAACTATCGCCAAACCCAGTGAGTGATTGGCTTCACCTCGAAATTACGGCTGCCATCCCACATGACATCACCATGCGTCTGTATGATGTGGCGGGTCGAATTTTGGCGGAAAACCTGCAATCCCTTCAAGTGGGCACAAATGACTTTGATTTGGATGCAAGTGCTTATCCTACTGGGGTTTATTTGCTTTATTTGCAGAACTCTGAGGGAGTGTTGGTGAAGCGGTTTGTGGTGGATTGAACACAGAGTCAGTGACACACAGAGGGTTTCGACTTACTTGGCGTGAACTCTTAAACGCAGAGAGGCGAAGCCAGAGAAGTTTTATTTGAAGTGAATTAAAGAAAGTAAGGTGTTGGATGTTCTGGAAAAGGGATATTCAACACCTTTTTCTTATACTTCAATTCAACTTCCTCTTATGCACCTGTGGTATCAATATCCCAACTGCCGCTCCAACAAGGTAACCAACAATAACATCAGTTGGATAGTGTTTTCCACCTCTCACTCTCAAAAATCCTGTAATGGCAGGAACAACAGCAGCTGTTCCCCACACAAAAGGGCGGAGTTTGGAGTCAGGATTGAAATCCTGAAACATTTTGGCAGACATGAAATAAAATCCTGCCGACAAAGCTGCATGTCCAGAATAGAAAGATGATGTTGCAGCAGGGCTTTGACGAATTTCGTAGGGCAGTTCTCTGTCGTAGAGGTAAGGGCGTTTGCGTTTCACCAGTTCTTTGGTCAAAGCCGTGAGCGAATAATTGATAAAGCCCACTTCCAAAAAGAAAAAGCCGATTTGCCCTGCATGATTTCGGGCATCTTTGTCTGCCAGCAATAGTAAAGGTGCTATGGGTGATGTGACCAATAAAATGTCACTTGCTTGCTGCGCCTGAATACTTTTACGTTTAAATGCCCAAGTATCAATACCTTTGAGGGTAGAAGGGTCAAGAGCATCCAATTCGT from Chitinophagales bacterium encodes:
- a CDS encoding 2-oxoglutarate and iron-dependent oxygenase domain-containing protein, with protein sequence MRTIPRVDLSEFVKGNDEQKQAFVEKLGKAYEDVGFVSVVNHGISDETIEVLYNQVKAFFDLPKVKKKQCEVEGLAGQRGYTSFGKEHAKGSDAPDLKEFYQWGQTVQGEDMPKDHYPDNVMVEDLPAFNEVIQKAYRSFEESGKYLLQAIAIYLDLDEHFFDDKIHNGNSILRAIHYPPITEEPKNAIRAEQHEDINLITLLVGASADGLELLNKENVWLPINAGPGEIVVNVGDMLQRLTNNKLRSTTHRVVNPPREKWNTSRYSIPFFLHPRSEMDLTCLENCVTEGHPIQYEPITAGGYLDERLREIGLKK
- a CDS encoding T9SS type A sorting domain-containing protein, giving the protein MKLKFIYLTFLLLTIFANNLTGNNNTSYEFTMANSELNSCTNQVNLGLVSYPICSISEIAVDLGNCNDDGTYSLTLNFQHENTTNNFFDLHFGTINLGFFAYADLPITIESFPTNGGPNDSITVSDNDNPECSATLEFPALECPVVGCEIGELNVEVLDCNEDGNFAVVINFEFANVGDEGFRVRGNGMNYGNFSYANLPITIDGLAGNGETNYEFIVIDNAIEGCSSAAGIGTVDCGIEGDCSITNVFAEAGECNGDGNFFVDIEFDVTFGSEQGFTIRGNGTNYGTFQYGQNFYTVGPLVGDGTTIYEFVVRDIQMEGCSGVFVFDEPVDCGGGDCSISEIVVNVGDCNEDGTYSLTLDFQHENTINNFFDLHFGEINLGFFAYADLPITIESFPTNGGPNDSITISDNDNPECTATLEFAVPNCEVVECAIEGLIVENLGCNENGNFAVSIDFDFANVGNEGFKLRGNGVNYGNFSYANLPIVIDGLVGNGETNYEFVVIDNAFEGCSTAINFGVVICETAECVISNVIAEAHECDENGMFLVDIAFDVENPAAQTFRIRGNGTNYGTFEYGQDFYTIGPLVGDGTTIYEFIVRDTENEGCSAFTGLGPIDCTAPDCSLFDVELVVGDCAEDGTFNLMVDFAFENVSELGFGVWVNEELFGEFAYNDLPITLAGLDANAVAIYNIGISDLGFESCEVVEMIPSPDCPVLLCTADAGTMPSEMVLVCDEDAALIAAEGVVLENDDVLVYVLHTSPDETLGDIIEIFFSPQVDNANFSANTNTVYYFSAIAGPEGDTDDNFPDLNSECTKIAAGTPVVFLQPIEIVVAEDCNMETGNVEVSFIVMGGLPAFDENALYNTDGNGIFQGGTGEIFTFGGIPNGDTYTIIATDESGCSTIFFSEPVVCFNNTAIPLQTPISFSLEELSPNPVSDWLHLEITAAIPHDITMRLYDVAGRILAENLQSLQVGTNDFDLDASAYPTGVYLLYLQNSEGVLVKRFVVD
- a CDS encoding phosphatase PAP2 family protein; protein product: MILLKQTHYLLIFCSLFLTCYNQVELVAQVDNPYVIKGKLDIPLMLGSGLAVTISAKKFKNKPFLNTDELDALDPSTLKGIDTWAFKRKSIQAQQASDILLVTSPIAPLLLLADKDARNHAGQIGFFFLEVGFINYSLTALTKELVKRKRPYLYDRELPYEIRQSPAATSSFYSGHAALSAGFYFMSAKMFQDFNPDSKLRPFVWGTAAVVPAITGFLRVRGGKHYPTDVIVGYLVGAAVGILIPQVHKRKLN